A genomic window from Algoriphagus sp. Y33 includes:
- a CDS encoding shikimate dehydrogenase: MRKFGLIGHPLTHSFSKKYFTEKFERERIEGCSYELYDIPNVHALEGILSENPEIEGINVTIPHKEDVIALMDDLDEACEEIGAVNCIHIQDGMRIGYNTDYIGFKESLSSWLGLVKPKALVLGTGGASKAVKQALKDLGIEFLSVSRTEDEDQITYEELASDADLMLSHMLIVNTTPLGTFPNVEGIPAIPVDQLTSEHFVYDLVYNPAETALMKACLAKGGKAKNGHEMLILQAEAAWKIWNS, from the coding sequence ATGAGAAAATTCGGATTGATAGGACATCCACTTACGCATTCGTTCTCTAAGAAGTATTTCACGGAGAAATTTGAAAGGGAAAGAATTGAAGGCTGTTCGTATGAATTGTATGATATTCCCAATGTACATGCGCTAGAAGGGATTCTTAGTGAAAATCCTGAAATCGAAGGCATCAATGTCACCATTCCGCACAAAGAAGATGTGATCGCCTTGATGGACGATCTAGACGAAGCATGCGAAGAAATCGGAGCCGTAAATTGCATCCATATTCAGGATGGAATGCGAATAGGCTACAATACCGATTATATAGGCTTCAAAGAATCACTTTCCTCTTGGCTAGGCTTAGTCAAGCCAAAGGCTTTGGTCTTGGGTACAGGCGGTGCTTCTAAGGCTGTCAAACAGGCTTTGAAGGATTTGGGCATTGAGTTCTTGTCTGTATCCCGCACAGAAGATGAAGATCAGATCACCTATGAAGAGCTGGCCTCTGATGCTGATCTGATGCTGAGCCATATGCTGATAGTCAATACTACTCCGCTGGGGACTTTTCCCAATGTGGAAGGTATTCCTGCCATTCCGGTGGATCAGCTTACGTCTGAACATTTTGTGTATGATTTGGTATATAACCCTGCCGAAACAGCGCTTATGAAAGCCTGCTTGGCAAAAGGGGGGAAAGCAAAAAATGGACATGAAATGCTTATTCTTCAAGCAGAAGCTGCCTGGAAAATCTGGAATTCATAA
- the purU gene encoding formyltetrahydrofolate deformylase, which translates to MKKAILIIQCPDQKGIVAAVSGFLYAYEGNILEVDQHVDKEMGMFFMRAAWELDTFSLHKNEIATHFEREVGNRFQMDFKLHFNFPKPRMAIFVSKLSHCLFDILGRHHAGQLEVDIPLVVSNHQSLREIVEAFGIPFHYTPITPETKAAAEANQLELMKANQIDFVVLGRYMQILSAEFITHFPNRIINIHHSFLPAFVGARPYHAAYDRGVKIIGATAHYVTEELDAGPIIEQEVARVRHHNTVSELVQIGQDVEKVVLSKAIKYHVDRKVMPIKNKTVIFY; encoded by the coding sequence ATGAAAAAAGCCATACTTATCATACAGTGTCCCGATCAAAAGGGAATCGTTGCGGCGGTTTCTGGATTTCTTTATGCCTATGAAGGAAATATCCTTGAGGTGGACCAGCATGTGGATAAGGAGATGGGGATGTTTTTCATGAGAGCAGCTTGGGAACTGGATACTTTCTCTTTGCACAAGAATGAGATTGCTACTCATTTTGAGCGTGAAGTGGGTAATCGCTTTCAGATGGATTTTAAACTTCATTTTAACTTTCCAAAGCCGAGGATGGCGATTTTTGTCAGCAAGCTTTCCCATTGTTTATTTGATATTCTAGGGAGGCATCATGCCGGACAGCTTGAGGTGGATATTCCCTTGGTAGTCTCCAATCATCAAAGCTTGCGGGAAATCGTGGAGGCATTCGGTATTCCTTTTCACTACACTCCTATTACCCCTGAGACTAAAGCAGCTGCTGAGGCCAACCAGCTGGAGCTGATGAAAGCTAATCAAATAGATTTTGTGGTGCTGGGTAGATACATGCAGATTTTGTCAGCTGAATTTATTACCCATTTTCCCAATCGGATTATTAACATTCACCATTCGTTTTTACCGGCTTTTGTAGGAGCTCGACCATACCACGCAGCTTATGATCGAGGTGTGAAAATCATAGGTGCGACGGCCCACTACGTGACAGAAGAATTGGATGCAGGGCCAATCATTGAGCAGGAGGTAGCCCGGGTTAGGCATCATAATACCGTTTCTGAATTGGTTCAAATCGGACAGGATGTAGAAAAAGTAGTCCTTTCCAAAGCCATCAAATATCATGTAGACCGTAAAGTGATGCCGATCAAAAACAAAACGGTGATATTCTATTAG
- the alr gene encoding alanine racemase produces MIATSTLEISSKAYRQNIRYIRSEIGPKPIISAVVKGNAYGHGISQMVEIAEKAGIRHFSTFSSDEAWEVWEKSKKGSEIMILGMLHLEELPELIRKGISFYVFDFERLNRAISISKEIGIPAKIHIEVETGFHRTGFDWNQREKLAEILLENSNCITIEGLCTHYAGAESVSNFVRVKNQIARYHEFKDFFNKKNIVFKTYHTACSAATLIFPETIMDMVRIGIAGYGFWPTKETFFAKLNSLPKGNKNPLKRLITWKSGIMSLKTVKTGEFVGYGNSYMALENIRLAIVPVGYGHGYSRLLSNQGMVLINGHYCQVVGTVTMNAIAVNVSKVRDLKIGDEVILIGKQGGKEITVASFSESTQQVNYEMLTRLPKDIPRKIIP; encoded by the coding sequence ATGATTGCCACCTCCACCCTTGAGATCAGCTCAAAAGCTTACCGTCAAAACATACGCTATATCCGTTCAGAAATAGGCCCAAAACCTATTATCTCTGCTGTAGTGAAAGGCAATGCATATGGCCATGGTATCTCGCAAATGGTAGAAATAGCCGAAAAAGCGGGAATTCGACATTTCAGCACCTTCAGCTCGGATGAAGCTTGGGAAGTCTGGGAAAAATCCAAAAAAGGATCTGAAATCATGATCTTAGGCATGCTTCACCTAGAAGAACTGCCGGAGCTTATTCGAAAAGGAATCAGTTTTTATGTGTTTGATTTTGAAAGATTAAACAGAGCAATCTCAATTTCGAAAGAGATAGGTATTCCCGCCAAAATCCATATTGAAGTTGAAACCGGATTTCATCGAACCGGATTTGATTGGAATCAACGTGAGAAGTTGGCCGAAATACTTCTGGAAAACAGTAATTGCATAACTATTGAGGGACTTTGCACCCATTATGCAGGAGCCGAATCTGTGAGCAATTTCGTCAGAGTAAAAAATCAAATCGCCAGATATCACGAATTCAAGGACTTTTTCAACAAAAAAAACATAGTGTTCAAAACCTACCATACAGCTTGCTCTGCAGCTACACTTATTTTTCCCGAAACTATCATGGATATGGTAAGAATAGGTATAGCAGGTTACGGTTTTTGGCCTACAAAGGAAACTTTTTTCGCCAAACTGAATTCACTCCCAAAAGGGAACAAAAATCCTCTTAAACGGCTGATTACCTGGAAAAGTGGCATTATGAGTTTGAAGACAGTGAAGACAGGAGAATTTGTCGGCTATGGAAACAGCTATATGGCCTTAGAAAATATCCGTCTCGCCATAGTTCCAGTGGGCTACGGGCATGGGTACAGTCGCCTACTTAGCAATCAGGGTATGGTGCTGATCAATGGGCATTATTGCCAAGTAGTAGGGACAGTCACGATGAATGCCATTGCTGTGAATGTGAGCAAGGTCAGAGATTTAAAAATAGGTGATGAAGTAATTCTTATCGGGAAGCAGGGAGGAAAAGAAATCACCGTAGCTTCCTTCTCCGAATCAACCCAACAGGTGAACTACGAAATGCTCACTAGACTACCAAAAGACATACCACGGAAAATCATTCCCTAA
- a CDS encoding DNA-3-methyladenine glycosylase I — MKNTFQVSDQKPRCPWCLGFKEYVNYHDTEWGVPVWDDRVHFEFLILESAQAGLSWATILKKREGYRKAFADFDYKVVAEFPENYVQELLQDPGIVRNVLKIRAAINNAIRFMEVQKEFGSFSNYIWGFVGGKPIQNRLSSMSEAQATTKESDLLAKDLKKRGFKFLGSTTVYAHMQATGLFNDHLESCFRFAEV, encoded by the coding sequence ATGAAAAACACCTTTCAAGTTTCTGATCAAAAGCCTCGTTGTCCCTGGTGTCTTGGCTTCAAGGAATATGTCAATTATCATGATACGGAGTGGGGTGTGCCTGTTTGGGATGATCGGGTTCATTTCGAATTTTTAATTTTAGAGTCCGCCCAAGCAGGTTTGAGCTGGGCTACCATTTTGAAGAAGAGGGAGGGCTATCGCAAAGCTTTTGCAGACTTTGATTATAAGGTAGTGGCTGAATTTCCTGAAAATTATGTGCAGGAATTACTCCAAGATCCGGGTATAGTCAGAAATGTGTTGAAAATCCGTGCTGCGATCAATAATGCGATACGCTTTATGGAAGTTCAAAAGGAATTTGGATCTTTTTCCAATTACATCTGGGGATTTGTAGGTGGGAAACCGATTCAGAATCGTCTGTCCTCCATGAGTGAAGCTCAGGCCACCACCAAAGAATCGGATTTGCTTGCCAAGGATTTGAAGAAACGCGGATTCAAATTTCTGGGAAGTACTACTGTGTATGCACACATGCAGGCAACGGGACTATTCAATGACCATCTGGAATCTTGTTTCCGCTTCGCAGAGGTATAG
- a CDS encoding sodium:proton antiporter, with translation MKNFILSFSILFGILFFGGLNAQSSYAQPIDNELVYLAQADHETNDQVGPHEDMVAEAVDEEHHTAPIWLVIPFVALLLMIATGPLFYEHFWHKNYPKIAIGFALLVVFYYLFMLENVHAPVHALAEYIQFIALLASLYIASGGILIEIDKKATPFANVTLLIIGALVSNLIGTTGASMLLIRPFIRLNKGNIQAYHIIFFIFMVSNVGGSLTPIGDPPLFLGFLKGIPFFWTLEHNWPAWMFALVVLAVAFYFIDRKMGRANNDSELEMTTYSNKLSLIGMKNFGWLFIIICSVFLDPNVIEGVPAITYDGQKFSYIREIIMLTVAFLSYRFADQRAIKGNEFNFEPIREVAFIFIGIFGTMMPALELVGAFAKSPDGAAMITHNTLYWGTGVLSGFLDNAPTYLNFLAAAMASKGASINNIEEVRQFAANGYHDSSFELMAIAIASVFFGAMTYIGNGPNFMVKSIAEQNGIKMPSFFGYIIRFSLPVLLPLLFLVWLVFFAFV, from the coding sequence ATGAAGAATTTTATCTTAAGTTTCTCCATACTTTTCGGAATATTATTTTTTGGTGGATTAAATGCACAATCCTCTTACGCTCAACCCATTGATAATGAGCTAGTCTATTTAGCCCAGGCAGATCACGAAACTAATGATCAAGTAGGCCCACATGAGGATATGGTGGCAGAGGCTGTAGATGAAGAGCATCATACAGCACCTATCTGGTTGGTTATTCCATTTGTAGCGCTGCTGCTTATGATAGCAACAGGCCCTCTATTTTATGAGCATTTTTGGCATAAAAACTACCCGAAAATTGCCATAGGCTTCGCATTGCTGGTAGTTTTCTATTATCTTTTTATGCTGGAAAATGTTCATGCTCCTGTCCATGCATTGGCAGAATACATTCAGTTTATCGCACTATTGGCCTCATTGTATATTGCATCAGGCGGAATCCTGATTGAAATCGACAAGAAAGCCACCCCGTTTGCAAATGTAACCTTGCTGATCATCGGTGCATTGGTTTCCAATCTCATCGGAACTACCGGTGCTTCCATGCTCTTGATCCGCCCTTTTATCAGATTGAACAAAGGAAATATTCAAGCTTACCACATTATATTCTTCATATTCATGGTAAGCAATGTAGGTGGCTCATTGACTCCCATCGGGGATCCCCCACTATTTTTGGGATTCTTGAAAGGAATTCCATTCTTCTGGACTTTAGAGCATAACTGGCCTGCATGGATGTTCGCATTAGTCGTATTAGCTGTTGCCTTCTATTTTATAGATAGAAAAATGGGCCGGGCTAATAATGACAGTGAACTGGAAATGACAACCTACTCCAACAAGCTTTCCTTAATAGGAATGAAGAATTTTGGGTGGCTCTTCATCATCATTTGCTCAGTATTCCTTGACCCTAATGTGATAGAAGGTGTTCCTGCAATTACCTATGATGGTCAAAAATTCTCTTACATAAGAGAAATCATCATGCTGACCGTAGCATTTCTTTCGTATAGATTTGCCGATCAGAGAGCGATTAAAGGCAATGAGTTCAACTTTGAACCAATACGGGAGGTAGCATTTATATTTATAGGCATATTCGGCACAATGATGCCTGCCTTAGAACTCGTTGGAGCATTTGCCAAGTCACCTGACGGGGCGGCAATGATCACACACAACACGCTCTATTGGGGTACTGGGGTCCTTTCCGGCTTCCTTGACAATGCACCGACTTATCTGAATTTCTTAGCTGCTGCCATGGCTTCCAAGGGTGCTTCTATCAATAATATTGAAGAAGTCCGTCAGTTTGCGGCCAATGGATATCATGATTCATCTTTTGAATTGATGGCTATTGCGATAGCATCGGTATTCTTCGGTGCCATGACTTATATAGGAAACGGTCCAAACTTCATGGTAAAGTCCATAGCAGAACAGAACGGCATCAAAATGCCGTCGTTCTTTGGCTACATCATTCGATTCTCTCTGCCGGTTCTTCTGCCACTACTATTTTTGGTTTGGTTGGTATTCTTTGCTTTTGTATAA
- a CDS encoding Glu/Leu/Phe/Val dehydrogenase dimerization domain-containing protein has translation MQELLKKFENKQPEIIFEWSDSESEAEGWVVINSLRGGAAGGGTRMRKGLDKREVESLAKTMEVKFTVSGPAIGGAKSGINFDPKDPRKDEVLRRWYKAVIPLLKNYYGTGGDLNVDEIHEVIPITESYGLWHPQEGVVNGHFHATEPEKIRKIGQLRQGVSKVLEDPDFTPNGTKKYTVADMITGFGVAEAVRHYYKIWGGNIKGKRAVIQGWGNVGAAAACFLAVEGVKIVGIIDRESGVINEEGYSLDEVRELFLNRDANKLVAENQLSFEEVNNKIWDLESEIFIPAAASRLIQKDQAEKMVNSGLEVISCGANVPFADPEIFFGPTGVWTDRRVSVIPDFIANCGMARVFAYLMSDNAEVTDMAIFTDVSKTIEKALKNVHSLNPQKVKLAETSFSIALAQLV, from the coding sequence ATGCAGGAATTACTTAAAAAGTTTGAGAATAAACAACCCGAAATCATCTTCGAATGGAGCGATAGCGAATCAGAAGCGGAAGGATGGGTGGTGATAAATTCACTTAGAGGAGGAGCTGCCGGTGGTGGCACCCGAATGAGAAAGGGGCTGGACAAGCGGGAAGTAGAGTCCCTAGCCAAAACCATGGAGGTAAAGTTCACTGTGTCGGGACCCGCCATTGGCGGTGCCAAATCAGGAATCAACTTTGACCCAAAAGATCCCCGCAAAGACGAAGTGCTAAGACGTTGGTATAAGGCTGTCATACCCCTATTGAAAAATTATTATGGAACCGGAGGAGATTTAAACGTGGACGAAATCCACGAAGTAATTCCCATCACTGAATCGTATGGTCTATGGCATCCGCAGGAAGGGGTAGTAAATGGTCACTTTCATGCCACTGAACCTGAAAAAATCCGAAAAATAGGCCAACTCAGACAGGGTGTATCCAAAGTTCTCGAGGATCCGGACTTCACTCCAAATGGCACCAAAAAATATACGGTGGCAGATATGATCACCGGATTCGGCGTGGCAGAAGCAGTAAGGCATTATTATAAAATCTGGGGAGGGAACATCAAAGGAAAACGCGCCGTAATACAAGGCTGGGGCAACGTAGGAGCCGCTGCTGCTTGTTTCCTTGCTGTAGAAGGAGTAAAAATAGTAGGCATAATAGATCGCGAAAGTGGAGTGATCAATGAAGAAGGCTATTCGCTGGACGAAGTTCGTGAGCTTTTTCTCAACAGAGACGCAAACAAGCTTGTAGCGGAAAACCAATTGTCTTTCGAAGAGGTTAACAACAAAATATGGGATCTGGAAAGTGAGATTTTCATCCCTGCGGCCGCTTCAAGGTTAATCCAAAAGGATCAGGCAGAGAAAATGGTCAATTCCGGACTGGAAGTTATTTCCTGTGGTGCCAATGTGCCCTTCGCAGACCCTGAGATATTCTTCGGGCCTACCGGTGTGTGGACTGACCGGCGAGTGTCCGTGATCCCTGACTTCATCGCCAATTGTGGTATGGCACGCGTATTTGCTTATCTGATGAGTGATAACGCCGAAGTCACCGATATGGCGATATTCACTGACGTAAGCAAGACCATCGAAAAGGCACTTAAAAATGTACATTCCCTAAATCCACAGAAAGTTAAACTAGCCGAAACCTCCTTTAGTATAGCCCTAGCACAACTCGTGTAA
- a CDS encoding anhydro-N-acetylmuramic acid kinase: MSPTNYTMIGLMSGTSGDGLDMAHCSYELHDQWSYEILDAVTVPFPKEIGEKLMNSHKLTALELALLDVDFGKWMGKKVREYCSEKQIKPLAVCSHGHTVFHQPEKGISLQIGNGWSLHQAAGLKVINDFRMLDIQLGGQGAPLVPIGDRLLFPSIDFCINLGGIANISMESAGKRIAFDTCPFNLLMNAQASALGAEYDKNGAWAKEGTLNEKLFDALNTLPYYSKSDAKSLGRENLEDDFLPLLISSGLSEKDILRTLVEHYAFQIARVVKQNQTSDHPSVLITGGGAYNSFFIDRLNGQLDGKWLQTYASSELIEFKEALVFGFLGVLRLRNENNCLSSVTGASNDSSGGLIFG; encoded by the coding sequence ATGAGTCCTACAAATTACACCATGATCGGATTGATGTCAGGAACTTCAGGAGATGGACTGGACATGGCCCATTGCAGCTATGAACTTCACGATCAGTGGTCTTACGAGATTCTAGATGCCGTTACGGTACCATTTCCAAAGGAAATAGGGGAAAAGCTCATGAATTCCCATAAACTAACCGCTCTGGAATTGGCTCTCTTGGATGTGGATTTTGGAAAGTGGATGGGCAAGAAAGTGAGGGAATATTGCAGCGAAAAACAAATCAAACCGCTAGCAGTCTGCTCGCATGGACACACGGTTTTCCATCAGCCGGAGAAAGGGATTAGCCTTCAGATAGGAAACGGCTGGAGTCTGCATCAGGCAGCTGGATTAAAAGTAATCAATGACTTTCGAATGCTGGATATACAGCTGGGCGGTCAGGGTGCTCCCTTGGTACCGATCGGCGACCGCTTGCTTTTTCCATCCATCGACTTTTGCATCAACCTAGGGGGTATTGCAAATATTAGCATGGAGTCAGCAGGGAAACGTATCGCCTTTGATACTTGCCCATTTAATCTCTTAATGAATGCCCAAGCAAGTGCACTGGGGGCCGAATACGACAAAAATGGAGCTTGGGCAAAAGAAGGCACTCTCAATGAAAAACTGTTTGATGCACTAAACACGCTCCCCTACTATTCCAAATCTGATGCAAAATCACTTGGTCGGGAGAATTTGGAAGACGATTTCTTACCTCTGCTCATTTCAAGTGGTCTTTCTGAAAAAGATATTCTACGAACTCTGGTGGAACATTATGCATTTCAGATAGCCAGAGTCGTAAAGCAAAATCAAACTTCTGATCACCCCTCTGTCTTGATCACAGGCGGTGGAGCATACAATTCTTTCTTTATAGATAGGCTGAACGGTCAACTGGATGGCAAATGGCTCCAAACCTATGCATCCTCCGAATTGATAGAATTTAAAGAAGCACTGGTTTTTGGCTTCTTGGGTGTATTGCGTCTCCGCAATGAAAACAATTGCCTTTCCTCAGTAACAGGAGCAAGTAATGACTCATCGGGAGGACTGATTTTCGGCTAA
- a CDS encoding type III pantothenate kinase — MTNLIIDIGNTRIKLALFQGKKLLEEEVFSELEDVVNYCDSVLFDQCLVSSVRWNRSELEELLPFRFVFLSPDTKLPVNNGYGTPASLGLDRIAGAIGAWTIRGKGPVLAIDMGTCITFDLINENNTYLGGAISPGFVMRAKAMHGQTARLPLVDLTVKPVELIGDNTITCMQIGIWHGIEFELRGQIEAYTKKFPEIEVFISGGDAQSFDSLAKDLIFVVPNLVLYGLNSILNHNVE; from the coding sequence ATGACAAATCTGATTATAGATATAGGAAACACTAGAATCAAGTTGGCACTTTTTCAAGGCAAAAAGCTACTTGAAGAAGAAGTATTTTCAGAACTTGAAGATGTGGTAAACTATTGTGATTCAGTATTATTCGATCAATGTTTGGTGAGCTCTGTGAGATGGAACCGATCCGAGCTAGAGGAGTTGCTGCCTTTTCGTTTTGTCTTTCTCAGTCCAGACACCAAGTTGCCTGTCAACAATGGATACGGAACACCCGCGAGTTTGGGTTTGGACCGGATAGCAGGAGCGATTGGAGCTTGGACTATACGGGGAAAAGGTCCGGTCTTGGCAATAGACATGGGAACTTGTATTACTTTTGATCTGATCAATGAGAACAACACCTATTTAGGTGGAGCTATCAGCCCCGGATTTGTGATGCGGGCCAAAGCGATGCATGGACAAACGGCAAGATTGCCATTGGTTGATCTAACGGTGAAGCCTGTGGAGTTGATTGGCGATAATACGATCACCTGTATGCAAATCGGTATTTGGCATGGAATCGAGTTTGAATTGCGTGGGCAAATCGAAGCATACACCAAAAAATTTCCAGAAATCGAGGTCTTTATTAGCGGTGGAGACGCCCAATCTTTTGATTCATTGGCAAAAGACCTCATATTTGTAGTCCCAAATTTGGTCCTTTACGGATTGAATTCTATTCTAAACCACAATGTTGAGTAA
- a CDS encoding lipopolysaccharide assembly protein LapB, with protein sequence MKIKSTLLGLVALLVAGMVQAQDGWNFPSDPAQEKKAREYNAAYTDFLSSEQFVEATKPLNWLLVNVPELNESIYQNGVKVYDGASKATTDEAQKRIYQDSVIAIFNKRAEIYDNEKNWIENKAYYGYQYFKDDKDKLEGPIADFEKAMELNGTLNPSLTAAYFNLVYRNFAYHQAYTGEEILAIHDKLQAILDKAAADGSDVSSPKSSLEQLLVAMELIDCDFIENTMGPKLTADPTNEVLADQIFKYSVQYKCYSSNAFLQALEMKHAKEPSFSTSQVIAMRYMQEDNSDKAEEMWNQALTLAENDTQKADAQMELAKIYAKSGKKSAARTAAKEVANLDPSRTADIYSLIGGMYMNSFNDCKGGESRAKDYSIYIAAYNAYQKAGDSKGMSQARARFPSKEELFTEGLEVGSTINTGCWIGETVTLATRD encoded by the coding sequence ATGAAAATTAAATCTACACTACTGGGGTTAGTTGCCCTGCTTGTTGCCGGAATGGTTCAAGCTCAAGATGGATGGAACTTTCCGTCTGATCCTGCTCAAGAGAAAAAAGCAAGAGAATATAACGCAGCTTACACTGATTTCCTGAGTTCGGAGCAGTTTGTAGAAGCTACCAAGCCACTGAACTGGTTACTGGTAAATGTACCTGAGCTGAATGAGTCTATCTACCAAAATGGTGTGAAAGTTTATGATGGAGCATCCAAAGCTACTACTGACGAGGCGCAGAAGAGAATCTATCAGGATTCAGTTATCGCCATTTTCAACAAAAGAGCCGAAATCTATGACAACGAGAAAAATTGGATAGAAAATAAAGCTTATTACGGATATCAGTATTTTAAAGATGATAAAGATAAGCTAGAAGGACCAATTGCTGATTTTGAAAAAGCTATGGAACTCAATGGTACTCTGAATCCTAGTCTTACAGCTGCATATTTTAATTTAGTTTATAGAAATTTTGCCTATCATCAAGCGTATACAGGAGAAGAAATTCTAGCGATTCACGATAAACTGCAAGCAATTTTAGATAAAGCTGCTGCAGATGGAAGTGATGTGTCAAGTCCTAAGAGTTCCTTGGAGCAGCTATTGGTAGCGATGGAGCTAATCGATTGTGATTTTATCGAAAATACAATGGGGCCAAAATTGACGGCTGATCCTACCAATGAAGTATTGGCAGACCAGATCTTCAAATATTCGGTGCAATACAAATGCTATTCTTCAAATGCATTCTTGCAGGCACTGGAGATGAAACATGCCAAAGAACCTTCTTTCTCTACATCTCAGGTAATTGCCATGAGATACATGCAGGAAGATAATTCAGATAAAGCCGAGGAAATGTGGAACCAGGCATTGACCTTGGCGGAAAACGATACACAGAAAGCTGATGCTCAGATGGAACTTGCTAAAATCTATGCTAAATCAGGAAAGAAATCAGCTGCCAGAACTGCAGCTAAGGAAGTCGCTAATTTGGATCCTTCCAGAACCGCAGATATTTACTCACTGATCGGTGGAATGTACATGAACTCGTTCAATGACTGCAAAGGCGGAGAAAGCCGTGCGAAGGATTATTCTATCTATATTGCTGCTTACAATGCCTATCAAAAAGCAGGAGATTCTAAGGGGATGTCCCAAGCCAGAGCTAGATTCCCTTCTAAAGAAGAATTGTTCACTGAAGGCCTTGAAGTTGGGTCTACCATTAACACCGGATGCTGGATCGGGGAAACCGTTACTTTGGCTACAAGAGATTGA
- the lptC gene encoding LPS export ABC transporter periplasmic protein LptC → MTSSCREDVDASALEVYDGPMNMSINIHLVKSDSAIIRSDVQAPKQLEFANGNREFPEGIEIQIFEKDGQLSTTLRADKGYFLRQENVYKGVGNVQVHNLIKNQKLQSEELFWEPNKKRIYTEKFVTVQDGETLFNGTGLDADETFTNYTLKNPRDSRILMPGEEQ, encoded by the coding sequence ATGACTAGCTCCTGCAGGGAGGATGTTGATGCCTCTGCTCTGGAGGTATATGATGGGCCTATGAATATGTCCATTAATATTCATTTGGTTAAAAGCGACTCAGCAATAATACGTTCAGATGTACAAGCACCTAAGCAACTTGAGTTTGCAAATGGGAATCGTGAGTTTCCCGAAGGAATAGAAATCCAGATATTTGAAAAGGATGGCCAACTGAGTACTACACTTCGTGCAGATAAGGGGTACTTTCTGCGGCAAGAAAATGTCTACAAGGGCGTAGGAAATGTCCAGGTGCATAACTTGATCAAAAACCAAAAGTTACAGTCAGAGGAGCTTTTCTGGGAACCAAATAAGAAAAGAATATATACAGAGAAATTTGTCACTGTTCAGGATGGTGAGACACTTTTCAATGGTACGGGACTTGATGCTGATGAAACTTTTACAAACTATACGCTCAAAAACCCAAGGGACAGTCGTATTTTGATGCCAGGAGAAGAACAGTAG